In the Pan paniscus chromosome 8, NHGRI_mPanPan1-v2.0_pri, whole genome shotgun sequence genome, one interval contains:
- the PSD gene encoding PH and SEC7 domain-containing protein 1 isoform X1 yields the protein MAQGAMRFCSEGDCAISPPRCPRRWLPEGPVPQSPPASMYGSTGSLLRRVAGPGPRGRELGRVTAPCTPLRGPPSPRVAPSPWAPSSPTGQPPPGAQSSVVIFRFVEKASVRPLNGLPAPGGLSRSWDLGGVSPPRPTPALGPGSNRKLRLEASTSDPLPARGGSALPGSRNLVHGPPAPPQVGADGLYSSLPNGLGGPPERLATLFGGPADTGFLNQGDTWSSPREVSSHAQRIARAKWEFFYGSLDPPSSGAKPPEQAPPSPPGVGSRQGSGVAVGRAAKYSETDLDTVPLRCYRETDIDEVLAEREEADSAIESQPSSEGPPGTAHPPAPRPGPRPGPHPSLGSGNEDEDDDEAGGEEDVDDEVFEASEGARPGSRMPLKSPVPFLPGTSPSADGPDSFSCVFEAILESHRAKGTSYTSLASLEALASPGPTQSPFFTFELPPQPPAPRPDPPAPAPLAPLEPDSGTSSAADGPWTQRGEEEEAEARAKLAPGREPPSPCHSEDSLGLGAAPLGSEPPLSQLVSDSDSELDSTERLALGSTDTLSNGQKADLEAAQRLAKRLYRLDGFRKADVARHLGKNNDFSKLVAGEYLKFFVFTGMTLDQALRVFLKELALMGETQERERVLAHFSQRYFQCNPEALSSEDGAHTLTCALMLLNTDLHGHNIGKRMTCGDFIGNLEGLNDGGDFPRELLKALYSSIKNEKLQWAIDEEELRRSLSELADPNPKVIKRISGGSGSGSSPFLDLTPEPGAAVYKHGALVRKVHADPDCRKTPRGKRGWKSFHGILKGMILYLQKEEYKPGKALSETELKNAISIHHALATRASDYSKRPHVFYLRTADWRVFLFQAPSLEQMQSWITRINVVAAMFSAPPFPAAVSSQKKFSRPLLPSAATRLSQEEQVRTHEAKLKAMASELREHRAAQLGKKGRGKEAEEQRQKEAYLEFEKSRYSTYAALLRVKLKAGSEELDAVEAALAQAGSTEDGLPPSHSSPSLQPKPSSQPRAQRHSSEPRPGAGSRRRKP from the exons ATGGCCCAGGGTGCCATGCGCTTCTGCTCGGAAGGCGACTGTGCCATCTCCCCACCACGATGCCCACGCCGCTGGCTCCCCGAAGGCCCGGTGCCCCAGAGCCCCCCAGCCAGCATGTATGGCAGCACAGGCTCCTTGCTACGGCGAGTGGCAGGTCCAGGTCCTCGAGGCCGGGAACTGGGACGTGTGACAGCACCCTGTACACCTCTGCGTGGCCCCCCCTCACCCCGTGTTGCTCCCTCACCCTGGGCACCCTCTTCACCCACTGGGCAGCCCCCACCCGGGGCCCAGAGCTCTGTGGTCATCTTCCGCTTTGTGGAGAAGGCCAGTGTGAGGCCACTGAATGGGCTACCTGCTCCAGGGGGCTTGAGTCGGAGCTGGGATCTGGGTGGGGTTTCTCCTCCCAGGCCCACCCCAGCCCTTGGGCCTGGCTCCAACCGGAAGTTACGGCTGGAAGCATCCACATCAGACCCACTCCCCGCCAGAGGAGGCTCGGCCCTACCTGGCAGCCGGAACCTTGTACATGGGCCGCCAGCCCCACCCCAGGTTGGAGCAGATGGCCTTTACTCCTCTCTCCCCAATGGGCTGGGGGGCCCCCCTGAGCGCCTGGCCACACTCTTCGGAGGACCTGCTGACACTGGATTCCTGAACCAG GGGGATACCTGGTCCTCCCCCCGGGAAGTCTCCTCTCATGCCCAGAGAATTGCTAGAGCCAAATGGGAATTCTTCTATGGCTCCTTGGACCCCCCCAGCTCAG GTGCTAAGCCCCCAGAGCAGGCCCCCCCATCTCCACCTGGGGTGGGCTCAAGGCAGGGCTCTGGGGTGGCTGTGGGGCGAGCAGCCAAGTACTCCGAGACAGACCTGGACACGGTGCCCCTGAGGTGCTACCGCGAGACTGACATCGATGAGGTGCTGGCTGAGCGGGAGGAGGCCGACTCGGCCATCGAAAGTCAGCCCAGCTCTGAGGGCCCACCAGGCACTGCCCACCCACCTGCCCCACGGCCCGGCCCACGCCCTGGCCCTCATCCCAGCCTCGGCAGTGGCAATGAGGATGAGGACGACGATGAGGCAGGTGGGGAAGAAGATGTGGACGACGAGGTGTTTGAGGCCTCTGAAGGGGCCCG GCCAGGGAGCCGGATGCCTCTCAAGTCGCCTGTGCCCTTTCTACCTGGGACCAGCCCCTCGGCTGATGGGCCTGACTCTTTCAGTTGTGTGTTCGAAGCCATCCTGGAGTCACACCGGGCCAAAGGCACCTCCTATACCAGCCTCGCCTCGCTGGAGGCCTTGGCCTCACCTGGCCCAACCCAGAGCCCCTTCTTCACCTTTGAGCTGCCTCCCCAACCCCCTGCACCCCGGCCCGACCCACCAGCTCCTGCCCCACTTGCCCCTCTTGAACCGGATTCTGGTACCAGCTCTGCTGCTGATGGTCcttggacacagagaggggaggaggaggaggcagaggccagagccaAGCTGGCCCCAGGGAGGGAGCCCCCTAGTCCCTGCCACTCAGAGGACAGCCTTGGGCTGGGGGCAGCACCCCTTGGCAG CGAACCACCCCTGAGCCAGCTGGTGTCCGACTCAGACTCAGAGCTGGACAGCACAGAGCGGCTGGCCCTGGGAAGCACAGACACCTTGTCCAATGGGCAGAAAGCGGACCTGGAGGCTGCGCAGCGCCTGGCCAAGAGGCTGTACCGACTAGATGGCTTCAGGAAGGCCGATGTGGCCCGGCACCTGGGCAAGAA CAATGACTTCAGCAAACTGGTGGCTGGGGAGTACCTCAAGTTCTTTGTCTTCACGGGCATGACTCTGGACCAAGCTCTCAG ggtGTTTCTGAAGGAGCTGGCCTTAATGGGTGAGACCCAGGAACGAGAGCGCGTGCTGGCCCACTTCTCCCAGCGATACTTCCAGTGCAATCCTGAAGCCCTGTCCTCAGAGG ACGGCGCCCACACGCTGACCTGTGCGCTCATGCTGCTCAACACGGATCTCCACGGCCAT AACATCGGGAAGCGCATGACCTGCGGGGACTTCATCGGGAACCTGGAGGGCCTCAATGATGGCGGCGACTTCCCTAGGGAGCTGCTCAAG gcctTGTACAGCTCCATCAAGAATGAgaagctgcagtgggccat AGACGAGGAGGAGCTGAGACGCTCTCTGTCTGAGTTGGCCGACCCCAACCCCAAGGTCATCAAGCGGATCAGCGggggcagtggcagtggctcCAGCCCTTTCCTGGACCTGACTCCCGAGCCTGGGGCTGCCGTCTACAAGCACGGGGCCCTGGTGCGAAAGGTGCACGCAGACCCTGACTGCAGGAAGA CACCTCGGGGCAAGCGGGGCTGGAAGAGCTTCCACGGGATCCTCAAGGGCATGATCCTCTACCTGCAGAAG GAGGAGTACAAGCCTGGGAAGGCCCTTTCAGAGACGGAGCTCAAGAATGCCATCAGCATCCACCATGCCCTGGCCACTCGTGCCAGTGACTACAGCAAGAGGCCCCACGTCTTCTACCTGCGCACAGCTGACTGGCGGGTCTTCCTCTTCCAGGCCCC GAGCCTGGAGCAGATGCAGTCCTGGATCACTCGCATCAATGTAGTAGCCGCTATGTTCTCTGCGCCCCCCTTCCCAGCTGCTGTTAGCTCCCAAAAGAAGTTCAGCCGCCCTCTCCTGCCCAGCGCTGCCACCCGCCTCTCCCAG GAGGAGCAGGTGCGGACCCACGAGGCCAAGCTGAAGGCCATGGCAAGTGAGCTGCGGGAGCACCGGGCCGCCCAGCTGGGCAAGAAGGGCCGGGGCAAGGAGGCTGAAGAGCAGCGGCAGAAGGAGGCCTACCTGGAGTTTGAG AAATCCCGCTACAGCACCTATGCAGCGCTGCTTCGGGTCAAGCTGAAGGCAGGCAGTGAGGAGCTGGATGCAGTGGAGGCAGCACTGGCCCAGGCCGGGAGCACGGAGGATGGACTCCCTCCTTCTCACTCCAGTCCCTCCCTGCAGCCCAAACCCTCCAGCCAGCCCCGGGCTCAGCGTCACAGCTCAGAGCCTCGGCCAGGGGCAGGCAGTAGGCGGCGGAAGCCCTGA
- the PSD gene encoding PH and SEC7 domain-containing protein 1 isoform X2, producing MAQGAMRFCSEGDCAISPPRCPRRWLPEGPVPQSPPASMYGSTGSLLRRVAGPGPRGRELGRVTAPCTPLRGPPSPRVAPSPWAPSSPTGQPPPGAQSSVVIFRFVEKASVRPLNGLPAPGGLSRSWDLGGVSPPRPTPALGPGSNRKLRLEASTSDPLPARGGSALPGSRNLVHGPPAPPQVGADGLYSSLPNGLGGPPERLATLFGGPADTGFLNQGDTWSSPREVSSHAQRIARAKWEFFYGSLDPPSSGAKPPEQAPPSPPGVGSRQGSGVAVGRAAKYSETDLDTVPLRCYRETDIDEVLAEREEADSAIESQPSSEGPPGTAHPPAPRPGPRPGPHPSLGSGNEDEDDDEAGGEEDVDDEVFEASEGARPGSRMPLKSPVPFLPGTSPSADGPDSFSCVFEAILESHRAKGTSYTSLASLEALASPGPTQSPFFTFELPPQPPAPRPDPPAPAPLAPLEPDSGTSSAADGPWTQRGEEEEAEARAKLAPGREPPSPCHSEDSLGLGAAPLGSEPPLSQLVSDSDSELDSTERLALGSTDTLSNGQKADLEAAQRLAKRLYRLDGFRKADVARHLGKNNDFSKLVAGEYLKFFVFTGMTLDQALRVFLKELALMGETQERERVLAHFSQRYFQCNPEALSSEDGAHTLTCALMLLNTDLHGHNIGKRMTCGDFIGNLEGLNDGGDFPRELLKALYSSIKNEKLQWAMASRGQN from the exons ATGGCCCAGGGTGCCATGCGCTTCTGCTCGGAAGGCGACTGTGCCATCTCCCCACCACGATGCCCACGCCGCTGGCTCCCCGAAGGCCCGGTGCCCCAGAGCCCCCCAGCCAGCATGTATGGCAGCACAGGCTCCTTGCTACGGCGAGTGGCAGGTCCAGGTCCTCGAGGCCGGGAACTGGGACGTGTGACAGCACCCTGTACACCTCTGCGTGGCCCCCCCTCACCCCGTGTTGCTCCCTCACCCTGGGCACCCTCTTCACCCACTGGGCAGCCCCCACCCGGGGCCCAGAGCTCTGTGGTCATCTTCCGCTTTGTGGAGAAGGCCAGTGTGAGGCCACTGAATGGGCTACCTGCTCCAGGGGGCTTGAGTCGGAGCTGGGATCTGGGTGGGGTTTCTCCTCCCAGGCCCACCCCAGCCCTTGGGCCTGGCTCCAACCGGAAGTTACGGCTGGAAGCATCCACATCAGACCCACTCCCCGCCAGAGGAGGCTCGGCCCTACCTGGCAGCCGGAACCTTGTACATGGGCCGCCAGCCCCACCCCAGGTTGGAGCAGATGGCCTTTACTCCTCTCTCCCCAATGGGCTGGGGGGCCCCCCTGAGCGCCTGGCCACACTCTTCGGAGGACCTGCTGACACTGGATTCCTGAACCAG GGGGATACCTGGTCCTCCCCCCGGGAAGTCTCCTCTCATGCCCAGAGAATTGCTAGAGCCAAATGGGAATTCTTCTATGGCTCCTTGGACCCCCCCAGCTCAG GTGCTAAGCCCCCAGAGCAGGCCCCCCCATCTCCACCTGGGGTGGGCTCAAGGCAGGGCTCTGGGGTGGCTGTGGGGCGAGCAGCCAAGTACTCCGAGACAGACCTGGACACGGTGCCCCTGAGGTGCTACCGCGAGACTGACATCGATGAGGTGCTGGCTGAGCGGGAGGAGGCCGACTCGGCCATCGAAAGTCAGCCCAGCTCTGAGGGCCCACCAGGCACTGCCCACCCACCTGCCCCACGGCCCGGCCCACGCCCTGGCCCTCATCCCAGCCTCGGCAGTGGCAATGAGGATGAGGACGACGATGAGGCAGGTGGGGAAGAAGATGTGGACGACGAGGTGTTTGAGGCCTCTGAAGGGGCCCG GCCAGGGAGCCGGATGCCTCTCAAGTCGCCTGTGCCCTTTCTACCTGGGACCAGCCCCTCGGCTGATGGGCCTGACTCTTTCAGTTGTGTGTTCGAAGCCATCCTGGAGTCACACCGGGCCAAAGGCACCTCCTATACCAGCCTCGCCTCGCTGGAGGCCTTGGCCTCACCTGGCCCAACCCAGAGCCCCTTCTTCACCTTTGAGCTGCCTCCCCAACCCCCTGCACCCCGGCCCGACCCACCAGCTCCTGCCCCACTTGCCCCTCTTGAACCGGATTCTGGTACCAGCTCTGCTGCTGATGGTCcttggacacagagaggggaggaggaggaggcagaggccagagccaAGCTGGCCCCAGGGAGGGAGCCCCCTAGTCCCTGCCACTCAGAGGACAGCCTTGGGCTGGGGGCAGCACCCCTTGGCAG CGAACCACCCCTGAGCCAGCTGGTGTCCGACTCAGACTCAGAGCTGGACAGCACAGAGCGGCTGGCCCTGGGAAGCACAGACACCTTGTCCAATGGGCAGAAAGCGGACCTGGAGGCTGCGCAGCGCCTGGCCAAGAGGCTGTACCGACTAGATGGCTTCAGGAAGGCCGATGTGGCCCGGCACCTGGGCAAGAA CAATGACTTCAGCAAACTGGTGGCTGGGGAGTACCTCAAGTTCTTTGTCTTCACGGGCATGACTCTGGACCAAGCTCTCAG ggtGTTTCTGAAGGAGCTGGCCTTAATGGGTGAGACCCAGGAACGAGAGCGCGTGCTGGCCCACTTCTCCCAGCGATACTTCCAGTGCAATCCTGAAGCCCTGTCCTCAGAGG ACGGCGCCCACACGCTGACCTGTGCGCTCATGCTGCTCAACACGGATCTCCACGGCCAT AACATCGGGAAGCGCATGACCTGCGGGGACTTCATCGGGAACCTGGAGGGCCTCAATGATGGCGGCGACTTCCCTAGGGAGCTGCTCAAG gcctTGTACAGCTCCATCAAGAATGAgaagctgcagtgggccat GGCGAGCAGAGGCCAGAACTGA
- the FBXL15 gene encoding F-box/LRR-repeat protein 15 isoform X1 yields MRSGFRCDEPAEAVAPKERQTVSGAVALASFTSPHTHPVDDGGRHYSWGSPKRILGLGPGDAAKEAGLVRPLQGQSEKILLRTRNRQPMEPPMEPSGGEQEPGAVRFLDLPWEDVLLPHVLNRVPLRQLLRLQRVSRAFRSLVQLHLAGLRRFDAAQVGTQIPRAALARLLRDAEGLQELALAPCHEWLSDEDLVPVLARNPQLRSVALGGCGQLSRRALGALAEGCPRLQRLSLAHCDWVDGLALRGLADRCPALEELDLTACRQLKDEAIVYLAQRRGAGLRSLSLAVNANVGDAAVQELARNCPELQHLDLTGCLRVGSDGVRTLAEYCPVLRSLRVRHCHHVAESSLSRLRKRGVDIDVEPPLHQALVLLQDMAGFAPFVNLQV; encoded by the exons ATGAGAAGTGGTTTTCGTTGTGATGAGCCAGCTGAAGCGGTTGCACCGAAGGAGCGCCAGACCGTCAGCGGTGCAGTGGCTCTCGCGTCCTTCACATCCCCCCACACCCATCCCGTGGATGATGGGGGAAGGCACTACTCCTGGGGTTCCCCGAAGCGGATCCTGGGACTGGGACCTGGGGACGCG GCCAAGGAGGCGGGTTTGGTGCGGCCACTCCAAGGCCAAAGCGAGAAAATCTTACTGCGCACGCGCAATAGACAGCCGATGGAGCCACCGATGGAGCCGTCCGGAGGGGAGCAAGAGCCCGGAGCCGTCAG GttcctggacctgccctgggaaGACGTGCTGCTCCCACACGTCCTGAACCGGGTCCCGCTGCGCCAGCTGCTCCGGCTGCAGCGCGTTAGCCGGGCCTTCCGGTCGCTGGTGCAGCTTCACTTGGCCGGGCTGCGTCGCTTCGATGCCGCGCAG GTGGGTACGCAGATCCCGCGGGCCGCATTGGCCCGGCTGCTGCGGGATGCCGAGGGGCTGCAGGAGCTGGCACTGGCGCCGTGTCACGAATGGCTGTCAGACGAGGACCTGGTGCCGGTGCTGGCGCGGAATCCGCAGCTGCGGAGTGTGGCGTTGGGCGGCTGCGGGCAACTGAGTCGCCGGGCGCTTGGGGCGCTGGCCGAGGGCTGCCCACGCCTGCAGCGCCTGTCGCTCGCGCACTGTGACTGGGTGGACGGGCTGGCGCTGCGCGGCCTCGCTGATCGCTGCCCGGCCCTGGAGGAGCTGGATCTCACCGCCTGCCGCCAGCTCAAGGACGAGGCCATCGTGTACCTGGCGCAGAGGCGCGGCGCTGGTCTCCGCAGCCTCTCTCTGGCCGTCAACGCCAACGTGGGGGACGCCGCGGTTCAAGAGTTGGCTCGGAACTGCCCAGAACTCCAGCACCTTGACCTCACCGGCTGCCTCCGCGTCGGAAGCGACGGTGTCAG GACATTGGCCGAGTACTGCCCCGTGCTGCGCTCGCTGCGGGTGCGGCACTGCCACCATGTGGCGGAGTCCAGCCTGAGCCGCTTGCGGAAGCGCGGCGTGGACATCGACGTGGAGCCGCCGCTGCACCAGGCCCTGGTGCTGCTGCAGGATATGGCGGGCTTCGCACCTTTTGTCAACCTGCAGGTCTGA
- the FBXL15 gene encoding F-box/LRR-repeat protein 15 isoform X2, giving the protein MEPPMEPSGGEQEPGAVRFLDLPWEDVLLPHVLNRVPLRQLLRLQRVSRAFRSLVQLHLAGLRRFDAAQVGTQIPRAALARLLRDAEGLQELALAPCHEWLSDEDLVPVLARNPQLRSVALGGCGQLSRRALGALAEGCPRLQRLSLAHCDWVDGLALRGLADRCPALEELDLTACRQLKDEAIVYLAQRRGAGLRSLSLAVNANVGDAAVQELARNCPELQHLDLTGCLRVGSDGVRTLAEYCPVLRSLRVRHCHHVAESSLSRLRKRGVDIDVEPPLHQALVLLQDMAGFAPFVNLQV; this is encoded by the exons ATGGAGCCACCGATGGAGCCGTCCGGAGGGGAGCAAGAGCCCGGAGCCGTCAG GttcctggacctgccctgggaaGACGTGCTGCTCCCACACGTCCTGAACCGGGTCCCGCTGCGCCAGCTGCTCCGGCTGCAGCGCGTTAGCCGGGCCTTCCGGTCGCTGGTGCAGCTTCACTTGGCCGGGCTGCGTCGCTTCGATGCCGCGCAG GTGGGTACGCAGATCCCGCGGGCCGCATTGGCCCGGCTGCTGCGGGATGCCGAGGGGCTGCAGGAGCTGGCACTGGCGCCGTGTCACGAATGGCTGTCAGACGAGGACCTGGTGCCGGTGCTGGCGCGGAATCCGCAGCTGCGGAGTGTGGCGTTGGGCGGCTGCGGGCAACTGAGTCGCCGGGCGCTTGGGGCGCTGGCCGAGGGCTGCCCACGCCTGCAGCGCCTGTCGCTCGCGCACTGTGACTGGGTGGACGGGCTGGCGCTGCGCGGCCTCGCTGATCGCTGCCCGGCCCTGGAGGAGCTGGATCTCACCGCCTGCCGCCAGCTCAAGGACGAGGCCATCGTGTACCTGGCGCAGAGGCGCGGCGCTGGTCTCCGCAGCCTCTCTCTGGCCGTCAACGCCAACGTGGGGGACGCCGCGGTTCAAGAGTTGGCTCGGAACTGCCCAGAACTCCAGCACCTTGACCTCACCGGCTGCCTCCGCGTCGGAAGCGACGGTGTCAG GACATTGGCCGAGTACTGCCCCGTGCTGCGCTCGCTGCGGGTGCGGCACTGCCACCATGTGGCGGAGTCCAGCCTGAGCCGCTTGCGGAAGCGCGGCGTGGACATCGACGTGGAGCCGCCGCTGCACCAGGCCCTGGTGCTGCTGCAGGATATGGCGGGCTTCGCACCTTTTGTCAACCTGCAGGTCTGA